From a region of the Impatiens glandulifera chromosome 4, dImpGla2.1, whole genome shotgun sequence genome:
- the LOC124933748 gene encoding cathepsin J-like, with the protein MVDNENCNWLEELREYDGDFVTIVRDQGKTTCCWAIVVAAAVESCYNIFFANKPAIILSPQELFDFLKPHSPYNLLDNFGGYGANYKDAFTYVKNYGISKEEDYPFIGRRQLVNIEEKQIYKMGPGPNINERVDDKYGKPAKHAVLIVGFGTDQDDNKFWIIKNSYGLHDWGVNGYGKICPYLYL; encoded by the exons atggttGATAATGAG AATTGTAACTGGTTGGAAGAATTGAGAGAATATGATGGAGATTTTGTTACTATTGTTCGTGATCAAGGAAAAACCA CTTGTTGCTGGGCGATAGTTGTGGCGGCTGCTGTCGAATCATGTTATAACATCTTCTTTGCAAACAAACCTGCTATCATTCTATCTCCACAGGAGTTATTTGATTTTCTGAAACCTCATTCTCCATATAATTTATTGGACAATTTTGGTGGCTACGGAGCCAATTACAAAGATGCATTTACTTATGTCAAGAATTATGGCATCTCTAAAGAAGAGGATTACCCTTTTATTGGTAGAAGACAACTGGTCAATATTGAAGAGAag CAAATATATAAGATGGGTCCTGGTCCTAATATAAATGAAAGAGTTGATGATAAATATGGCAAACCAGCTAAACACGCGGTATTAATTGTTGGTTTTGGTACGGATCAAGATGATAACAAATTCTGGATTATAAAGAATTCATATGGATTACATGATTGGGGAGTAAATGGGTATGGCAAAATTTGCCCGTACCTCTACTTATAA